Proteins encoded within one genomic window of Sphingomonas sp. G-3-2-10:
- the ung gene encoding uracil-DNA glycosylase, whose translation MAEIKLHPSWLEPLREEFASPYMAALREFLVAEKAAGKRIFPAGSNWFRALDLTPLEEVRVVILGQDPYHGEGQAHGLCFSVQPGVRTPPSLVNIYKEMQADLGIAPARHGFLEHWAQQGVLLLNAVLTVQMGNAASHQGKGWEKFTDAVIRLVNASPNPTVFLLWGSHAQKKAAFVDSIDRGGRHLVLKSPHPSPLSAHAGFFGNHHFSKANAFLESHGRKPIDWELPAL comes from the coding sequence ATGGCCGAGATCAAACTGCACCCAAGCTGGCTCGAACCGCTGCGTGAGGAATTCGCCAGCCCCTATATGGCGGCGCTCCGCGAGTTCCTCGTCGCCGAAAAGGCCGCGGGCAAGCGCATCTTCCCCGCCGGCAGCAACTGGTTCCGCGCCCTCGACCTGACCCCGCTGGAGGAGGTTCGCGTCGTGATCCTCGGCCAGGACCCCTATCATGGCGAGGGGCAGGCACACGGCCTGTGCTTCTCGGTCCAGCCCGGCGTCCGCACACCGCCCAGCCTGGTCAATATCTACAAGGAGATGCAGGCCGATCTCGGCATCGCCCCGGCGCGCCACGGCTTCCTCGAACATTGGGCGCAACAGGGCGTGCTGCTGCTCAATGCGGTGCTCACGGTGCAGATGGGCAACGCCGCCTCGCATCAGGGCAAGGGCTGGGAGAAGTTCACCGACGCGGTGATCCGCCTCGTCAACGCCAGCCCGAACCCCACCGTGTTCCTGCTGTGGGGCAGCCACGCGCAGAAGAAAGCGGCGTTCGTCGATTCGATCGATCGCGGCGGGCGGCATCTCGTCCTCAAATCGCCGCACCCCTCGCCACTCTCCGCCCATGCCGGCTTCTTCGGCAATCATCACTTCTCGAAAGCCAATGCCTTCCTCGAATCGCATGGCCGCAAGCCGATCGACTGGGAGCTGCCCGCGCTATGA
- a CDS encoding DUF3008 family protein, producing the protein MPAKSAAQQKAAGAALSAKRGDTPKSKLKGASKQMVESMTEKQLEEFAHTKRKGKPEHV; encoded by the coding sequence ATGCCCGCAAAGTCCGCCGCCCAGCAAAAAGCCGCCGGCGCCGCCCTGTCCGCGAAACGCGGCGACACGCCCAAGTCCAAGCTCAAGGGTGCATCGAAGCAGATGGTCGAATCGATGACCGAGAAGCAGCTCGAGGAATTCGCCCACACGAAGCGCAAGGGCAAACCCGAGCATGTGTGA
- a CDS encoding tRNA-binding protein, translated as MHMTHDAAAPAAETIDFGQFLAVDIRVGTILEALPFPEARKPAYKLLIDFGPAIGKKRSSAQITEHYTLEELPGTQVAAVVNFPPRQIGKMMSEVLTLGFPDAEGKVVLFRPTVTVPDGGRLF; from the coding sequence ATGCACATGACTCACGATGCGGCGGCGCCCGCGGCCGAGACGATCGACTTCGGCCAGTTTCTCGCGGTCGATATTCGCGTGGGGACGATTTTGGAGGCGCTGCCGTTCCCCGAGGCGCGCAAGCCGGCGTACAAGCTGCTGATCGATTTCGGCCCGGCGATCGGGAAGAAGCGCTCCTCGGCGCAGATCACCGAACATTACACGCTGGAGGAACTTCCCGGCACGCAGGTGGCGGCGGTCGTCAATTTCCCGCCGCGCCAGATCGGCAAGATGATGTCCGAAGTACTGACGCTCGGCTTTCCAGATGCGGAGGGCAAGGTCGTGCTGTTTCGTCCGACCGTTACGGTGCCGGACGGCGGGCGGCTGTTCTGA
- a CDS encoding GNAT family N-acetyltransferase gives MILRPSVAEDFDALFAVASDPLIWEVHPAHDRWKEDVFRPFFEGGIACGGALTILDKATGAVIGSSRFDKWNPQADEIEIGWTYIARAYWGGVYNREIKRLMLDHIHRFVETVVFTVGEDNVRSRGAMVKIGGVLRPGTEDRPMAGEMKPHVIYEIRRG, from the coding sequence GTGATCCTCCGCCCGAGCGTGGCGGAGGATTTCGACGCGCTGTTCGCGGTGGCCAGCGATCCGCTGATCTGGGAAGTCCATCCGGCGCACGATCGCTGGAAGGAAGACGTGTTCCGTCCCTTTTTCGAGGGCGGGATCGCGTGCGGCGGGGCGCTGACGATCCTCGACAAGGCGACCGGGGCCGTGATCGGATCGTCCCGGTTCGACAAGTGGAACCCGCAAGCCGACGAGATCGAGATCGGCTGGACCTATATCGCGCGGGCCTATTGGGGCGGCGTCTATAATCGCGAGATCAAGCGGCTGATGCTCGATCATATCCATCGCTTCGTCGAAACGGTGGTGTTCACCGTGGGCGAGGACAATGTCCGCTCACGCGGGGCGATGGTGAAGATCGGTGGCGTGCTGCGGCCCGGAACAGAGGATCGGCCGATGGCGGGCGAGATGAAGCCGCATGTGATCTACGAGATCCGGCGGGGCTGA
- a CDS encoding Gfo/Idh/MocA family oxidoreductase, producing MTEIDRRSILAGAGLAGLAAAFSHEALAQSATQGNAVSSEAAPAGPEPMAKHRIRFSVIGLDHSHIYSMTDAMIRGGGTLVAFFASDPKQIDTFRKRYPQAVLARSEDEIVEDKSIQLVVAAPIPDLRAPLGIRCMKAGKDVLVDKPGITTLKQLADVRRAVKATGKKFAIMYSERLEVRSAVMAGQLVQQGAIGKVVQTVNLAPHRVNEPSRPDWFWDKARYGGILTDIGSHQADQFLFYTGTTKAQVVAAQAGNLNWGKRPKFEDFGDMTVTGNGGTGYIRVDWFTPDGLATWGDGRLFLLGTEGFIELRKYIDVAGRPGGNHLLITDKKGSRYMDCSQVHLPFGPQFVSDVVERTSVAQDQDQALLAAELVLKAQKQATRPMIA from the coding sequence ATGACCGAGATCGACCGCCGTTCCATTCTCGCCGGCGCCGGGCTTGCCGGGCTGGCCGCGGCCTTCTCGCACGAAGCGCTGGCCCAGTCGGCGACTCAGGGCAACGCAGTGAGCAGCGAAGCCGCACCTGCCGGGCCCGAGCCGATGGCGAAGCACCGCATCCGCTTCTCGGTGATCGGGCTGGACCATTCGCACATCTATTCGATGACCGATGCGATGATCCGCGGCGGCGGCACGCTGGTGGCGTTCTTCGCCAGCGATCCGAAGCAGATCGACACGTTCCGCAAACGCTATCCCCAAGCGGTGCTGGCGCGCAGCGAGGACGAAATCGTCGAGGACAAGTCTATCCAGCTGGTCGTCGCCGCGCCGATCCCGGACCTGCGCGCGCCGCTCGGCATTCGCTGCATGAAGGCGGGCAAGGACGTGCTGGTCGACAAGCCGGGCATCACGACGCTGAAGCAGCTTGCCGATGTGCGCCGCGCGGTGAAGGCGACGGGGAAGAAGTTCGCGATCATGTATTCCGAGCGGCTCGAGGTGCGGTCCGCGGTGATGGCCGGGCAGCTGGTGCAGCAGGGCGCGATCGGCAAGGTGGTCCAGACGGTCAACCTCGCGCCGCACCGGGTGAACGAGCCGAGCCGGCCCGACTGGTTCTGGGACAAGGCGCGCTATGGCGGCATCCTGACCGATATCGGCAGCCATCAGGCCGACCAGTTCCTGTTCTACACCGGCACGACCAAGGCGCAGGTGGTCGCTGCGCAGGCCGGCAATCTCAACTGGGGCAAGCGGCCCAAGTTCGAGGATTTCGGCGACATGACCGTCACCGGAAACGGCGGCACCGGCTATATCCGGGTCGACTGGTTCACCCCCGACGGCCTTGCGACCTGGGGTGACGGGCGGCTGTTCCTGCTGGGGACCGAGGGCTTTATCGAGCTGCGCAAATATATCGATGTGGCCGGGCGGCCCGGCGGCAACCATCTGCTGATCACCGACAAGAAGGGCAGCCGCTACATGGACTGTTCGCAGGTCCATCTGCCGTTCGGCCCGCAATTCGTGAGCGACGTGGTCGAGCGGACCTCGGTCGCGCAGGATCAGGATCAGGCGCTGCTTGCCGCCGAACTGGTGCTCAAGGCCCAGAAACAGGCCACCCGGCCGATGATCGCCTGA
- a CDS encoding DUF72 domain-containing protein — MSAPIRVGIGGWTFEPWRGTFYPEGLSQKKELEYASRQLTAIEINGTYYSGFKPATFAGWRDTAPEGFVYAVKASRFCTNRKVLAEAEPSIAKFVGQGIVELGDKLGPILWQFMATKKFDADDFGAFLKLLPQAHEGVKLRHAIQVRHESFHVPEFVAMCRDAGAAIVFADSPTYPAIADITGDFVYARLEAGEDDNPLCYPEPDIGKWAKVAKEWANGGKPDGLPYVTTEGPPKQPRETFIFFISGGKVRAPAATQELIRRVSE; from the coding sequence ATGAGCGCACCCATACGAGTCGGAATCGGCGGCTGGACCTTCGAACCTTGGCGGGGGACCTTCTACCCTGAAGGTCTCAGCCAGAAGAAAGAGCTGGAATATGCCTCGCGCCAGCTCACCGCGATCGAGATCAACGGCACCTATTATTCGGGCTTCAAGCCCGCGACCTTCGCGGGTTGGCGGGATACCGCGCCCGAGGGCTTCGTCTATGCCGTGAAGGCCTCGCGCTTCTGCACCAATCGCAAGGTGCTGGCCGAAGCCGAACCGTCCATCGCGAAGTTCGTGGGACAGGGCATCGTCGAGCTGGGCGACAAGCTCGGGCCGATCCTGTGGCAGTTCATGGCCACCAAGAAGTTCGACGCGGACGATTTCGGCGCGTTCCTCAAGCTGCTTCCGCAAGCGCATGAAGGCGTGAAGCTGCGCCACGCGATCCAGGTCCGCCACGAAAGCTTCCATGTGCCCGAATTCGTCGCGATGTGCCGCGATGCCGGCGCCGCGATCGTCTTCGCCGATTCGCCGACCTATCCGGCGATCGCCGACATCACCGGCGACTTCGTATATGCCCGGCTCGAAGCCGGCGAGGACGACAACCCGCTCTGCTATCCTGAGCCGGACATCGGCAAATGGGCAAAGGTCGCGAAGGAATGGGCCAATGGCGGAAAGCCGGACGGTCTCCCCTACGTCACCACCGAAGGCCCGCCGAAGCAGCCCAGAGAGACCTTCATCTTCTTCATCAGCGGCGGCAAAGTCCGCGCCCCCGCGGCCACGCAGGAACTGATCAGGCGCGTATCAGAATAG
- a CDS encoding GFA family protein — MPVTGSCHCGAIAYTLDEEAPAGAMACNCSICRRKGYLLHFTSPEKFTLLRGEDASTEYRFKSEVIGHRFCATCGCSPYGGGTGPDGKEVVVINLRCADGIDVEALAVQNFDGASL; from the coding sequence ATGCCGGTGACCGGAAGCTGCCATTGCGGCGCGATCGCCTATACGCTGGACGAGGAGGCGCCGGCAGGGGCGATGGCGTGCAATTGCTCGATCTGCCGACGGAAGGGCTATCTGCTGCACTTCACTTCGCCGGAGAAGTTCACGTTGCTCCGCGGCGAGGATGCGAGCACCGAGTATCGTTTCAAGTCGGAGGTGATCGGGCACCGTTTCTGCGCGACCTGCGGCTGCTCGCCCTATGGCGGCGGGACCGGGCCGGACGGCAAGGAAGTGGTGGTGATCAACCTGCGCTGCGCCGACGGGATCGATGTGGAGGCGCTGGCGGTGCAGAATTTCGACGGGGCGAGTTTATAG
- a CDS encoding LON peptidase substrate-binding domain-containing protein, which translates to MTATRLSIFPLAGALLFPGMHLPLHIFEPRYKAMVNDALARDRRIGMIQPRGEGEPVPLFDMGCVGRIADVEALEDGRFNLVLEGLARFTILRELDVTTPFRQVEAELEAVREDETLSLGERASLEIESRRFADAQGYAVDWEAVTRLDDSSLVNGIAQIAPFDAASKQALLEADSLSGRADLIVQLMQFFGRHGDEGIVTLQ; encoded by the coding sequence ATGACCGCAACCCGGCTCTCGATCTTTCCGCTGGCGGGGGCCTTGCTGTTCCCGGGGATGCACCTGCCGCTCCACATCTTCGAGCCGCGCTACAAGGCGATGGTCAACGACGCGCTGGCGCGCGACCGGCGGATCGGGATGATCCAGCCGCGCGGCGAAGGCGAACCGGTGCCGCTGTTCGACATGGGATGCGTCGGGCGGATCGCCGATGTCGAGGCGCTGGAGGATGGGCGGTTCAACCTTGTGCTCGAAGGGCTGGCGCGCTTCACCATCCTGCGCGAACTCGACGTGACCACCCCGTTCCGGCAGGTCGAAGCCGAGCTGGAAGCCGTGCGCGAGGACGAGACGCTGTCGCTGGGCGAGCGCGCATCGCTGGAGATCGAGTCGCGGCGCTTTGCCGATGCGCAGGGCTATGCGGTCGATTGGGAAGCGGTGACGCGGCTCGACGATTCGTCGCTGGTCAACGGCATCGCCCAGATCGCGCCGTTCGACGCGGCGTCCAAACAGGCGCTGCTGGAAGCCGATTCGCTATCGGGCCGGGCGGACCTGATCGTGCAGCTGATGCAGTTCTTCGGACGGCATGGCGACGAGGGCATCGTCACGCTGCAATAG
- a CDS encoding Gfo/Idh/MocA family oxidoreductase translates to MKAGAAAGFPMIVPASVFGQNAPSNRVTVGAIGVGRIGRIHDIKETMRHEDAQVVAVCDVDIRRLGAGQQLVDDRYSEKLGKAYSGTRGYSDYRELIAAKDIDAVLISTPDHQHAPLAIHAVRAGKDVYLQKPASLTIAEGRAMADAVKASGRVLQIGSQQRGQTPWPQFHRACELVRNGRIGKLRHVEIGLPGDPSGPDAPPMPIPAGLNYDAWLGTTPEAYYTEMRVHPQDSFEARPGWLRMEQFGAGMITGWGAHHIDIAHWGMDMEHSGPVEIWGSAEFPKSGLWNVHGPFETHARYANGVTMTVSGALPNGVKFIGSKGWIFVTRSGPVTPSDPAGPQVDPLQASDPKILTSVIGPDEVQLYKAPEQHRNWLDAIRTGVPVSASAEVGHRGCSTCLLHWIAMKTGRRLKWDPVAERFIGDDAANAMLSRPQRAKYAV, encoded by the coding sequence ATGAAGGCGGGGGCAGCTGCGGGCTTCCCGATGATCGTGCCGGCCAGCGTGTTCGGGCAGAATGCGCCGAGCAACCGCGTGACGGTGGGCGCGATAGGGGTGGGGCGGATCGGCCGCATCCACGACATCAAGGAGACGATGCGCCACGAAGACGCGCAGGTAGTGGCGGTGTGCGATGTCGACATCCGCCGGCTGGGCGCGGGTCAGCAGCTGGTCGACGACCGATACAGCGAGAAGCTGGGCAAAGCTTATTCAGGCACGCGCGGCTACAGCGATTATCGCGAGCTGATCGCTGCGAAGGATATCGATGCGGTGCTGATCTCGACGCCGGATCACCAGCACGCGCCGCTCGCGATCCATGCGGTGCGCGCGGGCAAGGACGTCTATCTCCAGAAGCCCGCTTCGCTGACCATCGCCGAGGGGCGAGCGATGGCCGATGCGGTGAAGGCATCGGGCCGGGTGCTGCAGATCGGATCACAGCAGCGGGGGCAGACGCCGTGGCCGCAATTCCACCGCGCGTGCGAGCTGGTGCGCAACGGGCGGATCGGAAAGCTCAGGCATGTCGAAATCGGGCTGCCGGGCGATCCTTCCGGGCCCGATGCGCCGCCGATGCCGATCCCGGCGGGGCTCAACTACGACGCATGGCTGGGGACCACGCCCGAGGCCTATTATACCGAGATGCGGGTGCATCCGCAGGACTCGTTCGAAGCGCGGCCCGGCTGGCTGCGGATGGAGCAGTTCGGCGCGGGGATGATCACCGGCTGGGGCGCGCACCATATCGATATCGCCCATTGGGGCATGGACATGGAGCATTCGGGCCCGGTGGAGATCTGGGGCAGCGCCGAGTTCCCCAAAAGCGGCCTGTGGAACGTCCACGGCCCGTTCGAGACCCATGCCCGCTATGCCAATGGCGTGACGATGACCGTATCGGGCGCGCTGCCCAACGGCGTGAAGTTCATCGGGAGCAAGGGCTGGATCTTCGTGACCCGGAGCGGTCCGGTGACGCCGAGCGATCCCGCCGGACCGCAGGTCGATCCGCTGCAGGCGAGCGATCCGAAGATCCTGACCAGCGTGATCGGGCCGGACGAAGTGCAGCTCTACAAGGCGCCCGAACAGCACCGGAACTGGCTCGATGCGATTCGCACCGGGGTTCCGGTCAGCGCATCGGCCGAAGTGGGGCATCGCGGCTGTTCGACCTGCCTGCTCCACTGGATCGCGATGAAGACCGGGCGGCGGCTGAAATGGGACCCTGTCGCCGAGCGGTTCATCGGCGACGACGCGGCGAATGCGATGCTGAGCCGGCCGCAGCGCGCGAAATACGCGGTGTAG
- a CDS encoding endonuclease gives MQVQFGFCGHDEIARWSAALSPLVAGADQLPRRKPIGQLVKSMISGRTRDPVSLRAYRRLRERYGAAARIAAAKPQEIENTIADVTFPESKAKWLVGALRRIGRERPDYRLDFLGELPLDQALVWLERLPGVGRKVAASTLNASTLNRPMLIVDGHVQRVLCRLGLVAADAGARDASEVVTAAMPDWSGDDFLRFHIGANRLGQRICRPETPDCAACPLAADCRARLT, from the coding sequence ATGCAGGTGCAATTCGGCTTTTGCGGGCATGACGAGATCGCCCGGTGGAGTGCCGCGCTGTCGCCGCTGGTCGCGGGCGCGGACCAGCTGCCCCGGCGCAAGCCCATCGGCCAGCTGGTCAAATCGATGATCAGCGGCCGCACCCGCGATCCGGTATCTCTGCGTGCCTATCGCCGGTTGCGCGAACGCTATGGCGCCGCCGCCCGTATCGCCGCGGCGAAGCCCCAGGAGATCGAAAACACCATCGCCGACGTCACCTTTCCCGAATCCAAGGCGAAATGGCTGGTCGGCGCGCTGCGACGGATCGGGCGCGAACGGCCCGATTACCGGCTCGACTTTCTCGGCGAACTCCCGCTCGATCAGGCGCTGGTCTGGCTCGAGCGCCTGCCCGGCGTCGGCCGCAAGGTTGCGGCGTCGACCCTCAACGCCAGCACGCTCAACCGCCCGATGCTGATCGTCGACGGTCATGTCCAGCGCGTGCTGTGCCGTCTCGGGCTGGTTGCGGCCGATGCCGGGGCGCGCGACGCCAGCGAAGTCGTGACCGCCGCGATGCCGGACTGGTCGGGCGACGATTTCCTGCGTTTTCATATCGGCGCCAATCGCCTCGGCCAGCGCATCTGCCGCCCCGAAACGCCCGATTGCGCGGCCTGCCCGCTCGCCGCCGACTGCCGCGCCCGATTGACGTAA
- a CDS encoding cupin domain-containing protein, with the protein MRIGRRDLIVAGLAAAATWSAAALAQSAPAILGPAVWDWSAMPVKTTEVGALRDLVRQPTATLDELEMHVTTLNPGTTSHPPHTHPNEELVIIREGTVEVLNGGTWKRLGPGSVIFNASNSPHALRNVGSGPTTYHVINWKTPATPKR; encoded by the coding sequence ATGCGGATCGGGCGCAGGGATCTGATCGTGGCGGGACTGGCAGCGGCGGCGACCTGGTCGGCGGCGGCCCTGGCCCAGAGCGCGCCCGCGATCCTCGGTCCGGCGGTGTGGGACTGGAGCGCGATGCCGGTGAAGACCACCGAAGTCGGTGCGCTGCGCGATCTGGTGCGCCAGCCGACCGCGACGCTCGACGAGCTGGAGATGCACGTCACCACCCTCAATCCCGGCACGACGTCGCATCCGCCGCACACCCATCCCAACGAGGAACTGGTGATCATCCGCGAAGGCACGGTCGAAGTGCTGAACGGCGGGACGTGGAAGCGGCTGGGGCCGGGATCGGTGATCTTCAACGCTTCCAATTCGCCGCACGCGCTGCGCAATGTCGGTTCGGGGCCGACGACCTACCACGTCATCAACTGGAAGACGCCGGCGACACCGAAACGCTGA
- the ubiG gene encoding bifunctional 2-polyprenyl-6-hydroxyphenol methylase/3-demethylubiquinol 3-O-methyltransferase UbiG, whose translation MIATIDPREAEHFGKLAADWWNPKGSSAMLHRLNPARLAYLRDAIDDHWSGDTAGFAPLAGKTAIDVGCGAGLLTEPLARLGARATGLDAAPENIGAARAHAEASGLDVEYLAGEIQALGGRTFDLVVSMEVIEHVADVPAFIAGLEAALAPGGLMVLSTPNRTLLSHLAMITIGEGTGAVPKGTHDWNQFLTPDELTEALAVSGLKVTDVQGLGFSPARGFVLREDTSLDYLVTAVRA comes from the coding sequence ATGATAGCAACCATTGACCCGCGTGAAGCTGAGCATTTCGGCAAGCTCGCGGCGGACTGGTGGAATCCGAAGGGCTCCTCGGCGATGCTCCACCGGCTCAATCCGGCGCGGCTCGCCTATCTGCGCGACGCGATCGACGACCATTGGAGCGGAGACACCGCCGGCTTCGCGCCATTGGCGGGCAAGACCGCGATCGATGTCGGCTGCGGTGCGGGTCTGCTCACCGAACCGCTCGCACGCCTCGGCGCAAGGGCGACCGGCCTCGACGCCGCGCCCGAGAATATCGGCGCCGCGCGCGCCCATGCCGAAGCCTCGGGCCTCGACGTCGAATATCTCGCCGGCGAAATCCAGGCGCTCGGCGGCCGCACGTTCGACCTCGTCGTCTCGATGGAAGTGATCGAGCATGTCGCCGACGTGCCCGCCTTTATCGCCGGTCTCGAAGCCGCGCTCGCGCCCGGCGGGCTGATGGTCCTCTCCACCCCCAACCGCACCTTGCTGTCGCACTTGGCGATGATCACCATCGGCGAAGGCACCGGCGCGGTGCCCAAGGGCACGCACGACTGGAACCAGTTCCTCACCCCCGACGAACTGACCGAAGCGCTCGCAGTGTCGGGCCTGAAGGTCACCGACGTCCAGGGCCTCGGCTTCTCCCCCGCGCGCGGCTTCGTGCTGCGCGAGGATACCAGCCTCGACTATCTGGTGACCGCCGTCCGCGCCTGA
- a CDS encoding aspartate kinase produces the protein MARIVMKFGGTSMAGIERIRNVAARVKREHDAGNEVAVVVSAMAGETDRLVGFCREASSLYDPKEYDVVVSAGEQITSGLLAIALQAIGVQARSWMGWQLPIRTSDGHASARIADIDTTALNASLAAGEVAVIPGFQGLAAGERVTTLGRGGSDTSAVAMAAAMKADRCDIYTDVDGVYTTDPRIVPRARKLKRVTYEEMLELASVGAKVLQTRSVGLAMKENVRVQVLSSFVDADGESEPGTLIVGEEEIDDMERQLITGIAHDKNEAKITLTAVPDRPGAVASIFTPLAEANINVDMIVQNIAHSTGSTDVTFTVPQAELARVLDVFERQHEAIGYGELLHDTRVSKVSVVGVGMRSHAGVAATMFKTLGDRGINVQAITTSEIKVSVLIHEDETELAVRVLHTAYGLDAEDAAA, from the coding sequence ATGGCACGTATCGTGATGAAGTTCGGCGGCACCTCGATGGCGGGGATCGAGCGGATTCGCAACGTCGCCGCGCGCGTGAAGCGCGAGCATGACGCGGGCAACGAAGTTGCCGTGGTTGTTTCGGCGATGGCGGGCGAGACCGACCGTCTGGTGGGCTTTTGCCGCGAAGCCAGCTCGCTCTACGATCCCAAGGAATATGACGTCGTCGTCTCGGCCGGCGAGCAGATCACCAGCGGGCTGCTGGCGATCGCGCTGCAGGCGATCGGCGTGCAGGCGCGCAGCTGGATGGGCTGGCAGCTGCCGATCCGCACCTCTGACGGCCATGCCTCGGCGCGCATCGCCGATATCGACACGACCGCGCTGAACGCGAGCCTTGCCGCGGGCGAAGTCGCGGTGATTCCGGGCTTCCAGGGGCTGGCGGCGGGCGAGCGCGTGACGACCTTGGGCCGCGGCGGCTCGGATACGTCGGCGGTCGCGATGGCGGCGGCGATGAAGGCCGACCGTTGCGACATCTACACCGATGTGGACGGGGTCTATACCACCGATCCGCGCATCGTCCCCAGGGCGCGCAAGCTGAAGCGCGTGACCTATGAAGAAATGCTCGAGCTTGCCAGCGTCGGGGCAAAGGTGCTCCAGACGCGTTCGGTGGGCCTTGCGATGAAGGAAAATGTCCGCGTCCAGGTGCTGTCCTCGTTCGTCGATGCCGATGGCGAGAGCGAACCCGGCACGCTGATCGTGGGTGAAGAGGAAATCGACGACATGGAACGCCAGCTCATCACCGGCATCGCGCACGACAAGAACGAAGCCAAGATCACCCTGACCGCAGTCCCGGATCGCCCCGGCGCCGTTGCGTCGATCTTCACGCCGCTGGCCGAGGCGAACATCAATGTCGATATGATCGTGCAGAATATCGCGCATTCTACGGGTTCGACCGACGTGACCTTCACCGTGCCGCAGGCCGAGCTGGCCCGCGTGCTCGACGTGTTCGAGAGGCAGCACGAAGCGATCGGTTATGGCGAGCTGCTCCACGATACCCGCGTGTCGAAGGTGTCGGTGGTCGGCGTGGGCATGCGCAGCCATGCGGGCGTCGCGGCGACCATGTTCAAGACGCTGGGCGATCGCGGCATCAACGTGCAGGCGATCACGACCAGCGAGATCAAGGTCTCGGTGCTGATTCACGAGGACGAGACCGAACTGGCCGTTCGCGTGCTGCACACTGCCTATGGGCTGGATGCCGAGGACGCCGCCGCCTAA
- a CDS encoding tetratricopeptide repeat protein, with the protein MTAAEREAVDAFRRDVVEPSMTNLVILDFWAEWCGPCKQLTPVLEKVAADYASKGVVLAKIDVDKNQFIASQFQVRSIPTVYAMFQGQPIADLSQARTESQIKAMLDQMLRQLPVQSEDTALEAEVEPLLEMAEQILADGDAERALAVFDQIGEMAPAHPGVAAGRARSLLALDRLGEAEIALADLPEEVSKSPEVERARAAITLAKEATPVEDISGLAAHAAANPEDMDARLELAGGQMAAGDRDGAAETLLRMIADDREWNEGAARQRLLKLFEVVGLEDPWVSAQRRKLSAILFG; encoded by the coding sequence TTGACCGCCGCCGAACGCGAAGCCGTCGACGCCTTCCGCCGCGACGTCGTCGAGCCTTCGATGACCAATCTCGTGATCCTCGATTTCTGGGCCGAATGGTGCGGGCCGTGCAAACAGCTGACCCCGGTGCTCGAAAAGGTCGCCGCGGATTATGCGTCGAAGGGCGTGGTGCTGGCCAAGATCGACGTCGACAAGAATCAGTTCATCGCCAGCCAGTTTCAGGTGCGCTCGATCCCGACCGTCTATGCGATGTTCCAGGGCCAGCCGATCGCCGATCTGAGCCAGGCGCGGACCGAATCGCAGATCAAGGCGATGCTCGACCAGATGCTGCGCCAGTTACCGGTGCAGAGCGAGGACACTGCGCTGGAAGCCGAAGTGGAGCCGCTGCTGGAAATGGCCGAGCAGATTCTGGCCGATGGCGACGCCGAGCGCGCGCTGGCCGTGTTCGACCAGATCGGCGAGATGGCGCCGGCGCATCCAGGCGTGGCTGCGGGCCGCGCGCGGTCGCTGCTGGCGCTCGACCGGCTGGGCGAAGCGGAGATCGCGCTGGCCGACCTGCCCGAGGAGGTTTCGAAATCGCCCGAGGTGGAGCGCGCCCGCGCCGCGATCACGCTGGCCAAGGAAGCGACTCCGGTCGAGGATATTTCGGGTCTCGCCGCTCATGCCGCGGCCAACCCCGAGGATATGGACGCCCGGCTGGAACTGGCCGGTGGCCAGATGGCGGCCGGCGACCGCGACGGTGCTGCCGAGACGCTGCTGCGCATGATCGCCGACGATCGCGAGTGGAACGAAGGCGCGGCGCGCCAGCGGCTGCTCAAGCTGTTCGAAGTGGTCGGCCTTGAGGATCCCTGGGTTTCGGCGCAACGGCGGAAGCTGTCGGCCATCCTGTTCGGATGA